The following coding sequences are from one Lolium rigidum isolate FL_2022 chromosome 6, APGP_CSIRO_Lrig_0.1, whole genome shotgun sequence window:
- the LOC124666061 gene encoding WRKY transcription factor 6-like, which produces MEKGHLGGGGLALDASPRPLGFLNLLSPPPFHRSMEADDGSASGRGRRSVEVDFFSDEKKNMKKSRVSAADAEEERNKGQDAASIKKEDFTINLLPGNNNARSDRSTVVDDDAASRRHAEDKNSRNASELAAMQAELSRMNEENQRLRGMLTQVTNSYQALQMHLVALMQQRNQLQLPPAQPQQQPPHHEDGGKTEQGAMVPRQFLGLGPSGAGADVVEEPSNSSTEVGSPRRSSSNGNDDPEPAAAGPGGHAMSGQQLGVAPKGHDQQQQAQEATMRKARVSVRARSEAPIIADGCQWRKYGQKMAKGNPCPRAYYRCTMATGCPVRKQVQRCAEDRSILITTYEGTHNHPLPPAAMAMASTTSAAASMLLSGSMPSADGQGLMSSNFLARTVLPCSSSMATISASAPFPTVTLDLTHGPHGPPPPNALPLSAARPAAPGQFQIPLPGGGMAPAFAMPPHMLYNQSKFSGLHMSSDSSSVDVAQFAQPRPPAMGQLSDTVSAAAAAITADPNFTVALAAAITSIIGGQHAAAAAGNSNANNNNTNRNNDNNNDDVTMTTSNNTNSETQ; this is translated from the exons ATGGAAAAGGGCCACCTCGGTGGCGGCGGACTCGCTCTCGACGCGTCGCCGCGCCCGCTCGGATTCCTCAACCTGCTCTCGCCGCCGCCCTTCCACAGGAGCATGGAGGCGGACGACGGCAGCGCTAGCGGTAGAGGGCGGAGGTCCGTGGAGGTGGACTTCTTCTCCGACgagaagaagaacatgaagaagaGCCGGGTCTCGGCCGCcgacgcggaggaggagcgcaATAAGGGCCAGGACGCGGCGTCCATCAAGAAGGAAGACTTCACCATTAAC CTCCTTCCGGGGAACAACAACGCGAGGAGCGACCGGTCGACGGTGGTGGACGACGACGCGGCGTCCCGGCGGCACGCGGAGGACAAGAACAGCCGGAACGCCAGCGAG CTGGCGGCGATGCAGGCGGAGCTGAGCCGCATGAACGAGGAGAACCAGCGGCTGCGGGGGATGTTGACCCAGGTCACCAACAGCTACCAGGCGCTGCAGATGCACCTCGTCGCGCTCATGCAGCAAAGGAACCAGCTGCAGCTGCCTCCGGCCCAGCCGCAACAACAACCTCCGCATCACGAG GATGGCGGTAAGACCGAGCAGGGTGCCATGGTGCCCAGGCAATTCCTCGGTTTGGGTCCCTCCGGCGCCGGCGCTGATGTGGTGGAGGAGCCGTCCAACTCGTCCACGGAGGTCGGGAGCCCGCGTCGGTCCTCGTCCAATGGAAACGACGACCCTGAGCCAGCGGCTGCCGGGCCCGGCGGACACGCGATGAGCGGCCAGCAGCTGGGGGTAGCGCCCAAGGGCCATGACCAGCAGCAGCAGGCGCAGGAGGCCACCATGAGGAAGGCCCGCGTATCCGTTCGCGCGAGATCAGAAGCTCCAATC ATCGCCGATGGCTGCCAATGGAGGAAGTACGGGCAGAAGATGGCCAAGGGCAACCCTTGCCCACGCGCCTACTACCGCTGCACCATGGCCACCGGCTGCCCGGTGCGCAAGCAG GTGCAGCGATGCGCCGAGGACCGCAGCATCCTCATCACCACGTACGAGGGCACCCACAACCACCCGCtcccgccggcggcgatggcgatggcgtccaccacgtcggccgccgcctccatgCTGCTCTCGGGCTCCATGCCCAGCGCCGACGGCCAGGGCCTCATGAGCTCCAACTTCCTCGCCCGCACCGTGCTGCCCTGCTCCTCCAGCATGGCCACCATCTCCGCCTCCGCGCCATTCCCGACCGTCACGCTCGACCTCACCCACGGCCCGCACGGCCCGCCGCCGCCCAACGCCCTGCCGCTCAGTGCCGCGCGGCCGGCCGCGCCGGGGCAGTTCCAGATCCCGCTCCCCGGCGGCGGGATGGCTCCGGCCTTCGCGATGCCGCCCCACATGCTGTACAACCAGTCCAAGTTCTCCGGCCTGCACATGTCGTCCGACTCCTCCTCCGTCGATGTTGCGCAGTTCGCGCAGCCGAGGCCGCCGGCGATGGGCCAGCTGTCCGACACCGTCAGCGCGGCCGCCGCGGCGATCACCGCAGACCCCAACTTCACGGTGGCGCTCGCGGCCGCCATCACGTCGATCATCGGCGGCCAGCAcgcggccgctgccgccggcaaCAGCAacgccaacaacaacaacacaaacaGAAACAACGACAACAACAACGACGACGTGACCATGACGACGAGCAACAACACCAACAGCGAGACGCAATGA